The Chamaesiphon minutus PCC 6605 DNA window ATGTAGATATTTACTTGTTGGGAAAAACTAAAAATCATGACTGGATTGGCATTCAGACAGGAGTAACATGGACTTAACTATTTGATGATTAGCTGAAATCGATCGAGTTTTACTCACGACCCCGATTTGGCTTGCAATCTACAAATCCGATTGCTTCACTATCCAAATATCCAGCTAGAGCAATCTCGATTACTGCCTCAACTGGAAAATTTATCTCGATTCGATAAGGCTCGATGTCTGGGCTAGTATGCAAATCTCTAGGTATAATTAGAGTAGTACCTCATAGATTATCATGAGTCCAGAACTAGAGCGGATTCTCAGCCAAGCTCAACAACTCGATCGGGAATCCCAAATTCAACTGATTAGCCGTCTCTCAAACCAAACTCAGCCACAACCAGAAGAGCCAATAGAGAATCCGTGGCTGGCTATTGCAGGTAGCCTATCGGACGATCCATTCTTTGACGACTATATTGCAGAGATCGAGCGTTATCGGCAAGAAGTGGATTCACAAGCAGAAAGCTCTGCCGCATGAATCGTTATATTCTCGATACCGACCATCTCACCTTACTAAAACGCAATCATCCCGTTGTTAGAGCAAAGATTAGCTCGATTCCCCCAGCAGACATTTTTGTCACGATCGTCACAATTGAAGAACAATTGCGCGGTCGGCTGGCTGTCATTAGCAAAATTGCTAATCAACCAGAAAGATTCAGTATGGCTTACGATTATCTTTTCGACAGCTTTCAAGATTTTTATAATCTAAACTTACTAAGATTAGACCGAGTTGCCGCCGATTATTTTCAGCAGTTCAGAAAACAAAAAATTCGGATTGGCAGCCAAGATCTTAAAATAGCTAGTATCGCACTTTCTCAAAAAGCAACACTCCTAACTCGCAATTATAAAGATTTTATTCAAGTTCCAGGTTTATCGATCGAAGATTGGTCTGTCTAGAGATCGATCGAGTTTTACTCACGACCCCAATTTGCTCGGCCATTCACAAATCCGTTGGTTTTCGATCTACCCCACATTCCGCTAGTTCGATCGGCTAAAAAATAATAAGATCCACAATCCTGTCATATCATGCTTTCTAGCGATTTAGCCTCTTGATGGCGATCGAAAGCATATTCTCAATAGTCTTAGCTTATTGAGAATATAGTTGCTACGATCCAATGGCTTCGTTTTAATTATTTTTCGATCGCTTGGACTAGCGGAATGTGGGATCTACCGCAGGTAATCGCTTAACTATCCAAATATGCAGCTAGAGCCATCTTAACTACCGCCTCAACTAAAAAAATTATCTAGATCGATTCGACGCTCGATCGGAAGGCTATTCCCGCTGAGTTATACTGACAGTAAGACTTTAGACTTGTATTGTGGGATTTAACCTATGCCAAAAACAGTTTGGGCGACCTTTTCTCAGGGCAAAGTCGAACTGTCAGAACCGATCGCTATTCCTGAAGGAACGAGAATACTCGTAACGATCTTACCTGATGACGAGAGCGATTTCTGGCTCAAAGCTAGCCAAACCTCACTACCGACCGTTTGGGATAACGATGAGGATGACATCTATGCCCAATTACTCTAGAGATGAAATCATCTTAGTTTAGTATCCGAATCCAGGAAGATAACGATCGTGAAAATCGGAGTTAAGTTCAATCAATTAACTTTTGTAGAGTATCTTCAGGTTATTGAATATCATCAAAAATACACGGATTTTAATACATTAGGCTTGTATCGATCGATTCTCGAAAATGACAAGCTAGACTTGGTACAGAAAATTGCGGTGAGAAACTTAGCACACGAAAAGTTTCTGAAAACATTTGAATTTTTACAACTTAAAGATCCATATATATACATTCAAGTATCTACTTTAGGCCAAACATTGACTGTTGCTGACGAACACCAACTGTGGCAAAATGTTCGCATTAATCAAGAAAAAATTCTCAAAGATAAAAAAATTAAACATCGCAATTTTGGAAATTATTCAAAACATGATTGCGGCTATGATGATTGTCCTTACAATGGAGTAATGATTCGCCAAGGTGGTTTTCTCTCAGAATCTACAATTCGCTTTGATTCAGACAATCATCGGTGGGCAAAAGAATTAAAAGCCCGCAGAGATGCGGCCTCAAAGCGAAACTTTAGAGATAATCAAGCCGAAAGAGCCGATCTACTTACGACAGAGTGAGATTCCTGACTTTTTCAAAAAGTCAAGAATCTAGTAGTGCCGATATTGTTAACTATTTGCTCTTAGCTTCTAGATTTTCCAGGCGACCTTTTAATTCTTGATTAGTTTTTTTGACTTC harbors:
- a CDS encoding DUF104 domain-containing protein; amino-acid sequence: MPKTVWATFSQGKVELSEPIAIPEGTRILVTILPDDESDFWLKASQTSLPTVWDNDEDDIYAQLL
- a CDS encoding type II toxin-antitoxin system VapC family toxin; its protein translation is MNRYILDTDHLTLLKRNHPVVRAKISSIPPADIFVTIVTIEEQLRGRLAVISKIANQPERFSMAYDYLFDSFQDFYNLNLLRLDRVAADYFQQFRKQKIRIGSQDLKIASIALSQKATLLTRNYKDFIQVPGLSIEDWSV